A segment of the Lentimicrobiaceae bacterium genome:
CTCCTTCGGTAAGTTCAAGGGTTAAATTATCTTCAAATTCAAGAACAGCTTTTCCTTTTAACAAAATTACCCATTCGTCGTTATCTTGGTCGTACCATTTGTTATTGATTCCGCTTTCGCCATTACTTACTATCCGTTCGATGCAAAGATGTGCCGAACCTGCCATTCGTTCCATCCGTTCCTTTTCCACATTTTCAAGATGGTTAACGTTAAAAAAATTTCCGGTGTGCAGATACATTTTTTGCAATAATTTACAGATCGTTAATGTTTATTTCACCTTTTCCCTGTCTTAGAATTTGTATTTCATCGCCCGTACAATCCAGCACGGTAGAAGCCAAATTTCCACCAAAACCCGAGTCAATGACGATATCCACCTTTTTTTTATATTTTTCGTAAATCAGTTCGGGGTCGGTGGTATATTCAATTATTTCGTCATCGTCGTGCACCGAGGTAGTAAGTATGGGGTTACCCAGCAATTGCACAAGGGCAAGGGGTACCGCATGGTCAGGAATTCTGATTCCAACGGTCTTTTTCTTTGACTGCAACAGGTTGGGAACTTTGCTGTTGGCTTTAACAATAAAAGTAAATGGACCCGGAAGGGTCTTGCGCATTAAACGGAAAATATGATTATCAATAGGCAAAGTAAATTCAGATAGTTGGCTAAGCGTATTGCAGATAAATGAAAACTGGGCTTTCTCCTTTTTGATACCTTTAAGTTGTGCTATGCGCTCAATAGCCTTGGATTGTGTAATATCGCAACCCAGTCCATACACGGTATCAGTAGGATAAATAATTACTCCTCCGCTTCTGAGACAATCTGCCACCAGTAGTAATTGCCGCTCCGACGGATTGAGTCCATGAATTTTTAATAACATTTACTTTATTGATTATTAGTTGTATAAAAATATTATTATTAGTTAGCTATCGAAAACAAATTTACATTATTTTTCGTTAAATTAAAATAAGAAATACTTTACAGAGAAAATAGCTGAATTTCTTTTTATTGAGGTAATTGAATGAGGGAAAGGGCTAATTATTATCAGGTAAATTAAATATTGTTTGCGTTAAAAATGCAAATGGTAAATAATTCGGTAGTATATACTAAACGGAAGTGAAAGGTCGTTTTTCTATTCTGTTAAAAATTATTACTTTTGCGGCATGTTTAGAAAACCGGTTTTCATAATTGTAGCAGCAGCTTTATTGCTGCTTGTATCCTGCAGTAGGTATCAGAAATTATTAAAAAGTTCCGACAATAACCAGAAATACGAACGGGCATTAGTATATTACGAAAAAGGTGATTATTATCGTAGTATGCAACTTCTTGAGCAACTGCAAAGCATTTTTAACGGAACCGATAAGTCGGAAAAGATAAGTTATTATTATGCCTACTGTTATTACCAGCAAGGCGATTTCATGTCGGCAAGTTATTACTTCAAACGGTTTGCTAAAAACTTTCCAAGCAGCAAATTTGCTGAAGAATGTGCATATATGAGTGCATATTGTAATTATCTCGATTCACCCGATTACAATCTCGATCAGACAAATACCCTGGAAGCCCTCAAAGAAATGCAGTTGTTTATTAATACATATCCCAATAGCGAGAGGGTACAACAGTGTAATGACCTCATGGATAAACTTCGTGCAAAGTTAGAACGCAAAGCCTTTGAAATTGCGCAACTTTATTTGAAGATGTCGGATTATAAAGCCGCTATAATTTCTTACAAAAATGTACTGAAGGAATATCCCGATACGCCCCACAAAGAACAGATTCTGTTTGATCTGCTGAAAGCCAATTACAAATATGCAGTTAACAGTATAACATCCAAACAAAAAGAAAGATACCAGGCTGCGATGGACGCATATAACATTTTTGCATCTGCATTTCCCGAAAGCAGCCAGATGAGTCAGGCTAAAAGCATGTATAAAAACTCACAAAAAGCATTAGAAATACAATAATAAATAATTATATGGAATATAAAAAACTTAAGATTGATTTATTGGCAGTTACACGTAATATGGAGCAACTGAATGCTCCGACAGGAAACATTTACGAAACAGTGAATATCCTCTCAAAAAGAGCCAACCAAATCAGCAAAGAAATTAAAGAAGAACTCGGTTCAAAAATTCTTGAGTTTTCAACCCCCTCCGATAACCTGGAAGAGGTTTTTGAAAACCGTGAGCAGATTGAAATAGCCAAATACTACGAACATATTCCAAAAGCATCATTGGTTTCTACGTATGAATTTCTGAATAACGAATTATATTTCCGCAATCCAGCCAAAGAAATTGCACCTGATCAGTTTTAAGTATGCTTTTGCAAGGAAAAAAAATTATCATTTGCATTACAGGTAGCATTGCAGCCTATAAAATTCCATTGCTCATCCGCCTGTTGAAAAAAGAAGGAGCTGAAGTACAAATAATTGTTACTCCTGCGGCAAAGGATTTTGTTACCCCGCTCACCCTCTCTACATTATCGCAAAATCCGGTATTATGCGATGCCTTCAGCCTTGCCGACGGAAAATGGAACAGCCATATAGAACTTGGCAGATGGGCAGATTTAATGCTTTTCGCTCCGTTAAGCGCAAATACTCTTGCAAAAATGGCTAATGGAATAGCGGATAATCTGTTACTTACAACGTATCTTGCTGCACGTTGCCCTATATTTTTTGCTCCCGCAATGGATATGGATATGTATCAGCATCCTGCCACGCAGAAAAATGTTAAAATTCTACAATCGTTTGGCAACACCCTTATTGCACCCCGTGAAGGAGAACTTGCCAGTGGGTTATGCGGAGCAGGCAGAATGGAAGAGCCGGAAACTATAGTTGAAATATTTAAACAATATTTTCATGCACAGCAGGATTTTTTGGGTAAAAAAGTACTGATTAGTGCAGGCCCAACTTACGAAAATATTGATCCCGTACGTTTTATAGGTAATTATGCAACAGGTACCATGGGCTATGCCTTGGCAAACGAATTTAATAAACGTGGCGCTTCGGTAACCCTGGTAAGCGGACCCACACATTTAACATCAGAAGATGTAAACATTAATGTTGTACATGTTACCTCTGCCGAAGAAATGAAAAATGCCTGCCTGTTGCATGCTAAGGACGCTGACATTATTATCATGGCAGCAGCGGTGGCAGATTTTACACCCGTAACGCCCCATTCAACAAAAATTAAAAAGTCAGATCATATAGATTTAACTCTCCGGTTACAGCCCACAACGGATATTCTTGCGGCGTTATCAAAACAAAAGCACAAAAATCAGTATATTGCAGGGTTTGCTCTCGAAACCGACAATGAAATTGAGAACGCCAAAAAGAAACTTGCAGATAAAAATCTTGATCTCATCATATTGAACTCTTTAAAAGAACCGGGAGCAGGTTTTGGGTATTCCACAAACAAAATAACTACACTTGATAAAAAAGGGAATATTGTTTCTTACGATGTAAAAATGAAACAAGAAGTAGCTAAGGACATTGCTGACACAATTCAAAAGCAGGCAGCAAAACCTGCCAGATAGTCATTTAAAGCAGAAGTGATGAAAAAATGGATTGCAATAATAAGTTTAATTTTCAGCTTTACACCTGCTTACACACAGGAGCTTAATGCAACAGTTCAGGTTTCTGCCCAACAGGTTGAAGGCACCGAGCGTAAGGTTTTTCAAACTTTACAGCAGGCGTTGTATGAATTTATCAACAATAAGCAATGGAGCAACTATTCATATAAATTGGAAGAAAGAATAGAGTGTACTTTTTTAATCACTATTACAGAACGTCTGTCAAGCGACGAATTTAAAGCAAAGTTGAATATTGTGGTTCGCCGT
Coding sequences within it:
- the bamD gene encoding outer membrane protein assembly factor BamD codes for the protein MFRKPVFIIVAAALLLLVSCSRYQKLLKSSDNNQKYERALVYYEKGDYYRSMQLLEQLQSIFNGTDKSEKISYYYAYCYYQQGDFMSASYYFKRFAKNFPSSKFAEECAYMSAYCNYLDSPDYNLDQTNTLEALKEMQLFINTYPNSERVQQCNDLMDKLRAKLERKAFEIAQLYLKMSDYKAAIISYKNVLKEYPDTPHKEQILFDLLKANYKYAVNSITSKQKERYQAAMDAYNIFASAFPESSQMSQAKSMYKNSQKALEIQ
- a CDS encoding DNA-directed RNA polymerase subunit omega, which produces MEYKKLKIDLLAVTRNMEQLNAPTGNIYETVNILSKRANQISKEIKEELGSKILEFSTPSDNLEEVFENREQIEIAKYYEHIPKASLVSTYEFLNNELYFRNPAKEIAPDQF
- a CDS encoding L-threonylcarbamoyladenylate synthase, whose amino-acid sequence is MLLKIHGLNPSERQLLLVADCLRSGGVIIYPTDTVYGLGCDITQSKAIERIAQLKGIKKEKAQFSFICNTLSQLSEFTLPIDNHIFRLMRKTLPGPFTFIVKANSKVPNLLQSKKKTVGIRIPDHAVPLALVQLLGNPILTTSVHDDDEIIEYTTDPELIYEKYKKKVDIVIDSGFGGNLASTVLDCTGDEIQILRQGKGEININDL
- the coaBC gene encoding bifunctional phosphopantothenoylcysteine decarboxylase/phosphopantothenate--cysteine ligase CoaBC, translating into MLLQGKKIIICITGSIAAYKIPLLIRLLKKEGAEVQIIVTPAAKDFVTPLTLSTLSQNPVLCDAFSLADGKWNSHIELGRWADLMLFAPLSANTLAKMANGIADNLLLTTYLAARCPIFFAPAMDMDMYQHPATQKNVKILQSFGNTLIAPREGELASGLCGAGRMEEPETIVEIFKQYFHAQQDFLGKKVLISAGPTYENIDPVRFIGNYATGTMGYALANEFNKRGASVTLVSGPTHLTSEDVNINVVHVTSAEEMKNACLLHAKDADIIIMAAAVADFTPVTPHSTKIKKSDHIDLTLRLQPTTDILAALSKQKHKNQYIAGFALETDNEIENAKKKLADKNLDLIILNSLKEPGAGFGYSTNKITTLDKKGNIVSYDVKMKQEVAKDIADTIQKQAAKPAR
- a CDS encoding cupin domain-containing protein, with the translated sequence MYLHTGNFFNVNHLENVEKERMERMAGSAHLCIERIVSNGESGINNKWYDQDNDEWVILLKGKAVLEFEDNLTLELTEGDYVLIPAHLRHKVTEVSRKPNCIWLALHGDIKIFE